In the genome of Luteitalea sp., the window AAGATGGTCGAAGCCGGGCTGACCGAGGGCATCGTTGGGCGCGCGCGTGCTCGCGGGGTGCTCGATGTGGCGGTTCACGATCTCCGCGGCTTCACGGCGGACCGGCACCGGACCGTCGACGATGTGCCGTTCGGTGGGGGGCCGGGGATGGTCATGAAGCCGGAGCCGCTGTTCAAGGCGGTTGAGTGGATAGGTGAGCAACGCGGCTCGCCCGACGCGGTGCTGTTGCCTTCGCCGCAGGGCGCGCGGCTGACACACGCGTACGCCGAGCGGCTCAGCGGTCTCGAGCATATCGTGGTGCTCTGTGGTCGCTACGAGGGGGTCGATGAGCGCGTCCGCGCAGCCTTGGCCACCGACGAGCTGTCGATTGGCGACTACGTGCTCACGGGGGGGGAACTGCCCG includes:
- the trmD gene encoding tRNA (guanosine(37)-N1)-methyltransferase TrmD, coding for MKFDIVTIFPKMVEAGLTEGIVGRARARGVLDVAVHDLRGFTADRHRTVDDVPFGGGPGMVMKPEPLFKAVEWIGEQRGSPDAVLLPSPQGARLTHAYAERLSGLEHIVVLCGRYEGVDERVRAALATDELSIGDYVLTGGELPALVIVDVVARLIPGVVGDQRSVECDSFARGVLDHPHYTRPADFRGMGVPDVLLSGHHAEIERWRKRESLGRTLERRPDLLAAATLDEEERAILETLETRPRT